In Vicia villosa cultivar HV-30 ecotype Madison, WI unplaced genomic scaffold, Vvil1.0 ctg.000451F_1_1_3, whole genome shotgun sequence, the following proteins share a genomic window:
- the LOC131628401 gene encoding vacuolar iron transporter homolog 1-like, with product MESNNSPLNQTKLVHPNNNHDHEQNATLEIESDEFDYSKRSQWLRAAVLGANDGLVSTASLMMGVGAVKQDIKAMILSGFAGLVAGACSMAIGEFVSVYSQLDIEIAQLKRDKNIENGNNIEDDVIEKESLPNPLQAAAASALAFSIGAMVPLLAASFIKDYKLRVGVVLVAVSFALVVFGLLGAVLGKAPVLKSCLRVLLGGWIAMAITFGLTKLIGSSGL from the coding sequence ATGGAATCCAATAATTCACCTCTCAACCAAACAAAACTTGTGCATCCAAACAATAACCATGATCATGAACAAAATGCAACCCTAGAGATCGAAAGCGACGAATTTGATTACTCGAAAAGATCACAATGGCTTCGCGCCGCAGTTTTAGGAGCCAACGATGGACTAGTTTCAACAGCATCACTAATGATGGGTGTAGGAGCAGTGAAACAAGACATCAAAGCCATGATCCTGTCCGGTTTCGCAGGACTCGTAGCCGGTGCTTGTAGCATGGCAATAGGTGAGTTTGTATCTGTTTACTCACAGCTTGACATTGAAATAGCTCAATTAAAAAGAGACAAAAACATTGAGAACGGTAACAATATTGAAGATGATGTTATTGAGAAAGAAAGTTTGCCAAATCCTTTACAAGCTGCAGCAGCTTCAGCTTTAGCATTTTCAATTGGTGCAATGGTGCCACTTCTTGCAGCATCTTTTATTAAAGATTATAAGTTGAGAGTAGGTGTTGTTTTGGTAGCAGTTAGTTTTGCTTTGGTTGTGTTTGGTTTGTTGGGAGCAGTGTTGGGTAAGGCACCAGTTTTGAAGTCTTGTTTGAGGGTCTTGCTTGGAGGTTGGATTGCTATGGCTATTACTTTTGGGCTAACTAAGTTGATTGGCTCAAGTGGACTTTAG